A stretch of the Actinomyces faecalis genome encodes the following:
- a CDS encoding DUF349 domain-containing protein has product MTEQSEQFESSQPETLSAAEPVTESVTQDETGPQTATTGPSGTDPEASSGEQAASQPTTSESVAAAEQQAASAEQQAASEPAAGAEPLPTPASLPSPSVAAPAAPAESEVDPQEAMDAAKWGRVDGEGKVYVQDGGTEREVGQFPDAPIAEAMAFYVRRFLDLKATVDLFATRLPQLSVREIDSTLASIEASLKEPAAVGDLEGLRARFAALRAVAAERREAVTAERAAAKEQALKDRTALVERAETIAAQDPARTQWKSSGAELRELLEQWKGAQRRGPRLDRPTEDGLWKRFSHARTTFDRHRRQYFSELDAKQAKVKAAKEALIKRAEELQHSTDWAGTSAKYRDLMEEWKKAGRASRKEDDALWARFRAAQQVFFDARHAKDAAVDAELAENLKVKEALVAKAETLLPVKDVKAAKKALRPIQDAWEEAGRVPRAAVRRIEGRMRAVEDAIREAENAEWRRSDPETKARAEGLAGQLEDSIAELEADLAKAQAAGDSKKIAEAEAALTARRAWLEQVRLSARA; this is encoded by the coding sequence GTGACCGAGCAGTCCGAGCAGTTCGAGTCGTCCCAGCCTGAGACCCTCAGTGCTGCTGAGCCTGTCACCGAGTCCGTCACCCAGGACGAGACCGGTCCCCAGACCGCTACCACCGGCCCGTCCGGAACCGACCCCGAGGCCTCGTCCGGCGAGCAGGCGGCCTCGCAGCCCACCACCTCCGAGTCGGTGGCTGCTGCTGAGCAGCAGGCCGCCTCCGCTGAGCAGCAGGCCGCCTCTGAGCCCGCCGCTGGCGCCGAGCCGCTCCCCACGCCTGCCAGTCTGCCCTCCCCCTCTGTCGCAGCACCTGCCGCCCCGGCCGAGAGCGAGGTCGACCCGCAGGAGGCCATGGACGCCGCCAAGTGGGGACGCGTGGACGGCGAGGGCAAGGTCTACGTCCAGGACGGTGGCACCGAGCGCGAGGTCGGTCAGTTCCCCGACGCGCCGATCGCCGAGGCCATGGCCTTCTACGTCCGTCGCTTCCTCGACCTCAAGGCCACGGTGGACCTCTTCGCCACCCGCCTGCCGCAGCTGTCGGTACGCGAGATCGACTCCACCCTGGCCTCCATCGAGGCCTCGCTCAAGGAGCCGGCCGCCGTCGGCGACCTGGAGGGCCTGCGCGCCCGCTTCGCCGCGCTGCGCGCCGTGGCCGCCGAGCGTCGTGAGGCCGTGACGGCCGAGCGTGCCGCCGCCAAGGAGCAGGCGCTCAAGGACCGCACGGCCCTGGTCGAGCGCGCCGAGACGATCGCGGCTCAGGACCCGGCCCGTACCCAGTGGAAGAGCTCGGGCGCTGAGCTGCGTGAGCTCCTGGAGCAGTGGAAGGGCGCTCAGCGTCGCGGACCGCGCCTGGACCGTCCCACTGAGGACGGGCTGTGGAAGCGCTTCAGCCACGCCCGCACCACCTTCGACCGCCACCGTCGTCAGTACTTCAGCGAGCTCGACGCCAAGCAGGCCAAGGTCAAGGCTGCCAAGGAGGCGCTCATCAAGCGCGCCGAGGAGCTGCAGCACTCCACCGACTGGGCAGGTACCTCAGCCAAGTACCGCGACCTGATGGAGGAGTGGAAGAAGGCCGGCCGCGCCTCGCGCAAGGAGGACGACGCCCTGTGGGCCCGCTTCCGCGCCGCCCAGCAGGTCTTCTTCGACGCACGCCACGCCAAGGACGCTGCGGTGGACGCCGAGCTCGCCGAGAACCTCAAGGTCAAGGAGGCGCTCGTCGCCAAGGCGGAGACTCTGCTGCCCGTCAAGGACGTCAAGGCCGCCAAGAAGGCCCTGCGCCCCATCCAGGACGCGTGGGAGGAGGCCGGACGCGTTCCGCGTGCTGCGGTGCGTCGGATCGAGGGGCGCATGCGCGCCGTCGAGGACGCGATCCGTGAGGCCGAGAACGCCGAGTGGCGCCGCTCCGACCCCGAGACCAAGGCCCGCGCCGAGGGCCTGGCCGGTCAGCTGGAGGACTCCATCGCCGAGCTTGAGGCGGACCTGGCCAAGGCCCAGGCTGCTGGTGACTCCAAGAAGATCGCGGAGGCCGAGGCCGCTCTGACGGCCCGCCGTGCCTGGCTGGAGCAGGTGCGTCTGTCCGCCCGCGCCTGA
- a CDS encoding RelA/SpoT family protein — protein MTDTRSTHDAGADSVVPGSRVRSRLAWFGSRGHSTPPAIEPLLRALRANHPKADTGLIVRAYEVAQKAHDGQRRKSGEPYITHPVAVATILAELGMTPQTLAAALLHDTVEDTDYTLDRLRADFGDEIALLVDGVTKLDKLQYGEAAQAETVRKMIIAMSKDIRVLVIKLGDRLHNARTWKYVSAEGAARKAKETLEIYAPLAHRLGMNTIKWELEDRSFKALYPGVYEEIEHMVAERAPAREEYLRQVRLQIEEDLRVDKIKGTVTGRPKHYYSVYQKMIVRGKDFDDIYDLVAVRVIVDTIQDCYAVLGALHSRWTPMSGRFKDYIAVPKFNLYQSLHTTVVGPGGKPVEIQIRTHEMHRMAEYGVAAHWKYKEDPNATGPTPAGGRTVDADAGEMAWLRQLVDWQKETQDPAEFLDSLRYEMAGSQVYVFTPKGDVLALPGKSTPVDFAYAVHTEVGHRTVGARVNGRLVPLDTQLENGDTVEVFTSKAQGAGPSRDWLSFVGSPRARNKIRSWFSKERREEAIEEGKSAIARAMRKKDLPIQRLMSHDSLTDVAKTLDKGDIDGLYAAVGEGHVSAQHVVDTLVAAMGGEAGAEETLAEGVVPTRASSHRSPRSTDSGVVVEGMDAGDVYVKLARCCTPMPGDPIIGFITRGSGISVHRTDCLNVEQLQREPERMIDVHWADHAPSAYLVQVEVEALDRGGLLADITRVLADNHVNLISANIGTSRDRVVTGRFVVELAEASHLDHTLTSLRRIDGVFEARRTTSTSRRHS, from the coding sequence ATGACGGACACGAGGAGCACCCACGACGCCGGCGCTGACAGCGTCGTCCCAGGATCGCGCGTCCGCAGCCGTCTGGCCTGGTTCGGCTCCCGGGGCCACTCCACGCCCCCGGCGATCGAGCCGCTGCTGCGTGCGTTGCGGGCCAACCACCCCAAGGCGGACACGGGCCTGATCGTGCGGGCCTACGAGGTGGCGCAGAAGGCGCACGATGGTCAGCGGCGCAAGTCCGGGGAGCCCTACATCACCCACCCGGTAGCGGTTGCCACGATCCTGGCTGAGCTCGGCATGACCCCGCAGACCCTGGCGGCCGCCCTGCTCCACGACACGGTCGAGGACACCGACTACACCCTGGACCGTCTGCGTGCGGACTTTGGCGACGAGATCGCGCTGCTGGTCGACGGCGTGACCAAGCTGGACAAGCTCCAGTACGGCGAGGCCGCGCAGGCCGAGACGGTGCGCAAGATGATTATCGCGATGTCCAAGGACATCCGCGTCCTTGTCATCAAGCTGGGGGACCGGCTGCACAACGCCCGGACCTGGAAGTACGTCTCCGCCGAGGGTGCTGCCCGCAAGGCCAAGGAGACCCTGGAGATCTACGCCCCGCTGGCCCACCGCCTGGGCATGAACACGATCAAGTGGGAGCTGGAGGACCGCTCCTTCAAGGCGCTGTACCCCGGCGTCTACGAGGAGATTGAGCACATGGTCGCCGAGCGGGCACCGGCCCGCGAGGAGTACCTGCGTCAGGTGCGCCTGCAGATCGAGGAGGACCTGCGGGTCGACAAGATCAAGGGCACGGTCACAGGCAGACCGAAGCACTACTACTCCGTGTACCAGAAGATGATCGTGCGAGGAAAGGACTTCGACGACATCTACGACCTGGTGGCCGTGCGCGTCATCGTGGATACCATCCAGGACTGCTACGCGGTGCTCGGGGCGCTGCACTCACGCTGGACACCGATGTCCGGTCGCTTCAAGGACTACATCGCCGTCCCCAAGTTCAACCTCTACCAGTCCCTGCACACCACCGTGGTGGGGCCGGGCGGCAAGCCGGTCGAGATCCAGATCCGCACCCACGAGATGCACCGGATGGCCGAGTACGGTGTGGCGGCGCACTGGAAGTACAAGGAGGACCCCAACGCCACCGGCCCGACGCCAGCGGGCGGCAGGACCGTGGACGCGGACGCCGGTGAGATGGCCTGGCTGCGCCAGCTCGTCGACTGGCAGAAGGAGACCCAGGACCCGGCCGAGTTCCTCGACTCCCTGCGCTACGAGATGGCCGGGAGCCAGGTCTACGTCTTCACCCCCAAGGGGGACGTGCTGGCCCTGCCCGGCAAGTCGACGCCGGTCGACTTCGCCTACGCGGTGCACACAGAGGTCGGCCACCGCACCGTGGGGGCGCGGGTCAACGGACGTCTCGTGCCCCTGGACACCCAGCTGGAGAACGGTGACACGGTCGAGGTCTTCACCTCCAAGGCCCAGGGGGCCGGCCCCTCACGTGACTGGCTGAGCTTTGTGGGCTCGCCCCGCGCGCGTAACAAGATCCGTTCCTGGTTCTCCAAGGAGCGCCGGGAGGAGGCGATCGAGGAGGGCAAGTCCGCGATCGCCAGGGCGATGCGCAAGAAGGACCTGCCCATCCAGCGCCTGATGAGCCACGACTCGCTCACCGACGTGGCCAAGACCCTGGACAAGGGAGATATTGACGGCCTGTACGCGGCGGTGGGTGAGGGACACGTCTCGGCCCAGCACGTCGTGGACACGCTCGTAGCCGCGATGGGCGGTGAGGCTGGTGCCGAGGAGACCCTGGCCGAGGGAGTGGTCCCGACCCGCGCCTCCTCCCACCGCAGCCCGCGCTCCACGGACTCCGGAGTCGTCGTCGAGGGGATGGACGCCGGTGACGTCTACGTCAAGCTGGCCCGGTGCTGCACCCCGATGCCGGGCGACCCGATCATCGGCTTCATCACCCGGGGCTCTGGCATCTCGGTCCACCGCACCGACTGCCTGAACGTCGAGCAGCTCCAGCGCGAGCCCGAGCGCATGATAGACGTCCACTGGGCCGACCACGCGCCCAGCGCCTACCTGGTCCAGGTCGAGGTCGAGGCCCTGGACCGTGGCGGCCTGCTGGCAGACATCACCCGGGTCCTGGCTGACAACCACGTCAACCTCATCAGTGCCAACATCGGGACCAGCCGTGACCGCGTGGTCACGGGACGCTTTGTCGTCGAGCTGGCCGAGGCCAGCCACCTGGACCACACCCTGACCTCGCTACGGCGCATCGACGGTGTCTTCGAGGCGCGGCGGACGACCTCGACGTCACGGCGTCACTCCTGA
- a CDS encoding adenine phosphoribosyltransferase produces MTTSHSQPGAQMPALPAELSRLVLDNLREVPDFPEPGVLFRDITPLLANGEAFARFVDGLATHYRGHVDAVAGLESRGFILAAPLAAHLGLPLIVVRKGGKLPGPVLGIDYELEYGTARMELRAETVVPGQRVLVIDDVLATGGTAAASISLLEEAGAQVVGLCMLLELAGLQGRAKLPGRRIDSVVTFASA; encoded by the coding sequence ATGACGACCTCCCACTCCCAGCCCGGTGCGCAGATGCCGGCGCTGCCCGCCGAGCTGTCCCGGCTGGTGCTGGACAACCTGCGCGAGGTCCCGGACTTCCCGGAGCCTGGTGTCCTGTTCCGGGACATCACGCCGTTGCTGGCCAACGGTGAGGCCTTCGCCCGCTTCGTCGACGGCCTGGCCACGCACTACCGCGGCCACGTCGACGCCGTCGCCGGACTGGAGTCCCGGGGCTTCATCCTCGCCGCGCCCCTGGCGGCACACCTGGGCCTGCCGCTCATCGTCGTGCGCAAGGGCGGGAAGCTGCCCGGCCCGGTCCTCGGGATCGACTACGAGCTGGAGTACGGCACGGCCCGGATGGAGCTGCGCGCCGAGACGGTGGTGCCCGGCCAGCGCGTGCTGGTGATCGACGACGTCCTGGCCACCGGAGGGACGGCAGCGGCCTCGATCAGCCTCCTGGAGGAGGCCGGCGCCCAGGTCGTCGGACTGTGCATGCTCCTGGAGCTGGCAGGGCTCCAGGGCCGGGCCAAGCTGCCCGGACGACGGATCGACTCGGTCGTCACCTTCGCCTCCGCCTGA
- the secF gene encoding protein translocase subunit SecF yields the protein MKNLAQLGNDLYSGRTSIPFVARRRTWYVVALVAIAISAVLVVKPGLNPGIDFKGGTEVTVTGVSSPSEGPANDVLGSEGMSASSSVTTMGSSSVRVQTTELSKERSDSLSAALAKAYGVDASAVSATTIGPTWSSDVTDKALRGLVIFFVLVGALIWAYFRTWKMAVAALLALVHDIIITVGVYAASGFEVTPSTIIGVLTILGYSLYDTVVVFDKIRENTKDYVTQTRSTYAELANLAVNQTFIRSINTSVVGVLPVASLLVVGAFILGAGTLRDIALTLFIGMIAGALSSVFLATPLLVDLRSREKEVREQAARVAQARGELVAQAGDDAEALAALASQPTAAPLTPGRHLGAAAQPKRKKKRS from the coding sequence GTGAAGAATCTCGCTCAGCTAGGTAACGACCTCTACTCCGGCCGGACGTCGATCCCCTTCGTCGCGCGCCGCAGGACCTGGTACGTCGTGGCGCTGGTCGCTATCGCGATCTCGGCCGTGCTCGTGGTCAAGCCAGGCCTCAACCCGGGTATCGACTTCAAGGGAGGTACGGAGGTCACCGTCACCGGTGTGTCCTCGCCCTCCGAGGGACCTGCCAACGACGTCCTGGGATCAGAGGGGATGTCCGCCTCCTCCTCCGTGACCACGATGGGCTCGTCGTCGGTGCGCGTACAGACCACCGAGCTGAGCAAGGAGCGGTCCGACTCCCTGTCCGCGGCGCTGGCCAAGGCCTACGGCGTGGACGCCAGCGCGGTCTCGGCGACGACGATCGGCCCGACCTGGTCCTCAGACGTCACGGACAAGGCCCTGCGCGGCCTGGTCATCTTCTTCGTCCTGGTCGGTGCGCTCATCTGGGCCTACTTCCGCACCTGGAAGATGGCCGTGGCCGCCCTGCTGGCCCTCGTCCACGACATCATCATCACCGTCGGTGTCTACGCGGCCTCGGGCTTCGAGGTCACGCCGTCCACCATCATCGGCGTGCTGACGATCCTGGGGTACTCCCTCTACGACACGGTCGTGGTCTTCGACAAGATCCGCGAGAACACCAAGGACTACGTCACCCAGACCCGCTCGACCTACGCCGAGCTGGCCAACCTGGCGGTCAACCAGACCTTTATCCGTTCCATCAACACCTCCGTCGTCGGTGTCCTGCCGGTGGCCTCGCTGCTCGTGGTCGGTGCCTTCATCCTGGGCGCCGGCACGCTGCGGGACATCGCGCTGACGCTGTTCATCGGCATGATCGCAGGAGCCCTCTCCTCGGTCTTCCTGGCTACCCCGCTCCTGGTGGACCTGCGCAGCCGGGAGAAGGAGGTGCGCGAGCAGGCCGCACGCGTGGCCCAGGCCCGGGGCGAGCTCGTCGCCCAGGCAGGGGACGACGCCGAGGCGCTGGCGGCACTGGCCTCCCAGCCGACGGCTGCTCCTCTGACTCCAGGGCGCCACCTGGGCGCCGCCGCTCAGCCCAAGAGGAAGAAGAAGCGCTCATGA
- the secD gene encoding protein translocase subunit SecD: MSSKQIKHPGRRLLVLLVVIAIGYAALAVGAATHRTSMTPGLALDLEGGTQIILTPTTTDGSSITDEDVQQAIEIIRQRVDASGVAEAQISRQGGQNIVVALPGRPSQETLELVRTSAVLYFRPVIRVIQGSATAIAQAQNQYLAQAAASASASPQTSDAATDAAASAQASEPAQEEQPTAQATAVPTVTAEQVAQTYADVNRDGTISADPLPATSDDHSSDEWITEQMIYDAYMTDCTAADNLTGVSQDPSKAVISCAKDGSGATYLLGPADIAGTDISRASSGLETTSQGTTTNKWVVSLEFDKKGTDEFAAVSKRLLAYRDAAAASSSNKNQTTGSTDSHKAQFAIVLDGLTLMASGFSPDVTTPITDGRVQISGRFTQAQANTLANQLSFGSLPLTFTVQSEQQISATLGIEQLRNGLVAGLIGFLLIIIYLAWQYRGLAVVAVTSLVAAAGVTYLVIALLSWTMGYRLSLAGVAGLIISIGITMDSFIIYFERIRDEVRHGRTLSAAVDEGWTHARQTIIVSDAVNLVAAVVLYFLAVGGVQGFAFTLGVTTVVDLAIIVLFTHPMMVWILRFRFFGEGHRWSGLDPEHLGARSRAAYGKGRQAVVEAATASLARRKAEARAKAEPEDPAQDEAPASSQKVDAVDRATTSGKEGEDK, encoded by the coding sequence GTGTCCAGCAAGCAGATCAAGCACCCGGGCCGAAGGCTCCTTGTGCTGCTCGTCGTCATCGCCATCGGCTACGCCGCGCTGGCCGTCGGCGCCGCCACCCACCGCACGTCGATGACACCGGGCCTGGCGCTCGACCTGGAGGGCGGCACCCAGATCATCCTGACGCCGACGACGACTGACGGCTCGTCGATCACGGACGAGGACGTCCAGCAGGCCATCGAGATCATCCGCCAGCGCGTGGACGCCTCCGGTGTGGCTGAGGCCCAGATCTCCCGCCAGGGAGGTCAGAACATCGTCGTGGCGCTGCCGGGTCGGCCCAGCCAGGAGACCCTGGAGCTGGTGCGTACCTCGGCCGTGCTCTACTTCCGTCCCGTCATCCGCGTCATCCAGGGGTCGGCCACGGCGATCGCCCAGGCCCAGAACCAGTACCTCGCCCAGGCCGCTGCCAGCGCCTCGGCCTCTCCGCAGACCAGTGACGCGGCAACGGACGCCGCAGCCAGCGCGCAGGCGAGCGAGCCGGCACAGGAGGAGCAGCCCACGGCGCAGGCCACCGCGGTGCCGACCGTCACCGCTGAGCAGGTCGCCCAGACCTACGCGGACGTCAACAGGGACGGCACGATCTCGGCGGACCCGCTGCCGGCGACCTCAGACGACCACTCCTCCGACGAGTGGATCACCGAGCAGATGATCTACGACGCCTACATGACTGACTGCACGGCCGCGGACAACCTCACGGGAGTGAGCCAGGACCCGAGCAAGGCTGTCATCTCCTGCGCCAAGGACGGCTCGGGAGCCACCTACCTCCTGGGCCCGGCTGACATCGCCGGTACTGACATCTCGCGCGCGAGCTCGGGCCTGGAGACCACGAGCCAGGGCACGACGACGAACAAGTGGGTCGTCTCCCTCGAGTTCGACAAGAAGGGGACCGACGAGTTCGCCGCTGTCTCCAAGCGCCTGCTGGCCTACCGTGACGCCGCGGCTGCCTCGTCGTCGAACAAGAACCAGACCACGGGATCGACAGACTCCCACAAGGCCCAGTTCGCTATCGTCCTGGACGGTCTGACGCTCATGGCCTCCGGCTTCAGCCCGGACGTGACCACCCCGATCACGGACGGCCGGGTCCAGATCTCCGGACGCTTCACCCAGGCCCAGGCCAACACCCTGGCCAACCAGCTGTCCTTCGGGTCCTTGCCGCTGACCTTCACCGTCCAGTCCGAGCAGCAGATCTCCGCCACCCTTGGTATCGAGCAGCTGCGCAACGGCCTGGTCGCGGGCCTGATCGGCTTCCTGCTCATCATCATCTACCTGGCCTGGCAGTACCGAGGCCTGGCTGTGGTGGCAGTGACCTCGCTCGTGGCGGCCGCCGGTGTCACCTACCTCGTGATCGCGCTGCTGAGCTGGACGATGGGCTACCGCCTGTCGCTGGCAGGTGTGGCCGGCCTCATCATCTCCATCGGTATCACGATGGACTCCTTCATCATCTACTTCGAGCGTATCCGCGACGAGGTCCGCCACGGCCGTACGCTCTCGGCCGCGGTGGACGAGGGGTGGACCCACGCCCGCCAGACCATCATCGTCTCCGACGCCGTCAACCTGGTGGCCGCCGTCGTCCTGTACTTCCTCGCTGTGGGCGGGGTCCAGGGCTTCGCCTTCACGCTGGGCGTGACGACCGTGGTCGACCTGGCGATCATCGTCCTCTTCACCCACCCGATGATGGTGTGGATCCTGCGCTTCCGCTTCTTCGGCGAGGGCCACCGGTGGTCGGGTCTGGACCCAGAGCACCTGGGGGCACGCTCTCGCGCCGCCTACGGCAAGGGCCGCCAGGCCGTCGTCGAGGCCGCGACGGCCTCCCTGGCCCGGCGCAAGGCCGAGGCCCGGGCCAAGGCGGAGCCCGAGGACCCTGCCCAGGACGAGGCTCCTGCCTCCTCTCAGAAGGTCGACGCCGTCGACCGTGCGACCACGAGCGGCAAGGAGGGTGAGGACAAGTGA
- a CDS encoding preprotein translocase subunit YajC: MLWMLIVMVLAFWLMSRFARKQQEKMTAQQNARIEEAMVPGTWVRTRAGFYGKVVEVDGDVVTLATPLGDESLWAKTSVLGAEEPPFASQDEELEALDDVAEDEGAQQDLEPLSSKDETVQDRSGDPQG; the protein is encoded by the coding sequence ATGCTCTGGATGCTCATCGTCATGGTCCTTGCCTTCTGGCTCATGTCGCGCTTCGCGCGCAAGCAGCAGGAGAAGATGACGGCCCAGCAGAACGCTCGTATCGAGGAGGCCATGGTCCCTGGTACCTGGGTGCGCACCCGCGCCGGCTTCTACGGCAAGGTCGTGGAGGTCGACGGCGACGTCGTCACCCTCGCCACGCCGCTGGGAGACGAGTCGCTGTGGGCCAAGACCTCTGTGCTCGGCGCCGAGGAGCCGCCCTTCGCCTCCCAGGACGAGGAGCTGGAGGCTCTGGACGACGTAGCGGAGGACGAGGGCGCGCAGCAGGACCTCGAGCCCCTGAGCTCGAAGGACGAGACTGTCCAGGACCGGTCTGGCGACCCTCAGGGCTGA
- the ruvB gene encoding Holliday junction branch migration DNA helicase RuvB produces the protein MAEQVPGRFVGGGADESERAAEAALRPKRLEDFVGQEVVRGQLSVVLRAALSRGTTPDHVLLSGPPGLGKTTLAMIIAAEVDGSLRLTSGPAIQHAGDLAAILSSLEEGDVLFIDEIHRLARTAEEMLYLAMEDYRVDVVVGKGPGATSIPLSLPPFTVVGATTRAGLLPAPLRDRFGFTGHLEYYGPVELSRILARSAGLLGVELDAQAGAELARRSRGTPRIANRLLRRVQDWAEVHGTPGRLDLTAARAALEVFEVDALGLDRLDRAVLEALCTRFGGGPVGLTTLAVSVGEEPETVETVAEPYLVREGLVVRTPRGRSATTAAYEHLGLEPPAGGLTLV, from the coding sequence GTGGCTGAGCAGGTTCCTGGACGCTTCGTGGGTGGCGGAGCCGACGAGTCCGAGCGGGCGGCGGAGGCAGCGCTGCGTCCCAAGCGGCTGGAGGACTTCGTCGGGCAGGAGGTCGTACGCGGCCAGCTCTCGGTGGTGCTGCGTGCCGCCCTGTCTCGGGGGACCACTCCGGACCACGTCCTGCTCTCAGGTCCTCCGGGGCTGGGGAAGACGACGCTCGCCATGATCATCGCGGCTGAGGTGGACGGCTCGCTGCGGCTGACCAGCGGACCCGCGATCCAGCACGCCGGGGACCTGGCGGCGATCCTGTCCTCCCTGGAGGAGGGCGACGTCCTCTTCATCGACGAGATCCACCGCCTGGCCCGCACGGCTGAGGAGATGCTGTACCTGGCGATGGAGGACTACCGGGTCGACGTCGTCGTGGGCAAGGGGCCCGGTGCGACCTCCATCCCGCTGTCGCTACCGCCCTTTACCGTCGTCGGAGCCACGACCCGTGCGGGCCTGCTCCCGGCACCGCTGCGCGACCGCTTCGGTTTCACCGGTCACCTGGAGTACTACGGCCCGGTAGAGCTGTCGCGGATCCTGGCGCGCTCAGCGGGGCTGCTAGGCGTGGAGCTGGACGCGCAGGCCGGAGCGGAGCTGGCGCGTCGTTCCCGCGGGACGCCACGTATCGCCAACCGGCTGCTGCGCCGTGTCCAGGACTGGGCCGAGGTGCACGGGACCCCTGGCCGCCTCGACCTGACGGCTGCGCGTGCGGCGCTCGAGGTCTTCGAGGTCGACGCGCTGGGGCTGGACCGTCTGGACCGGGCGGTTCTGGAGGCTCTGTGCACGCGTTTCGGCGGAGGGCCCGTTGGCCTGACGACGCTGGCCGTGAGCGTGGGGGAGGAGCCGGAGACCGTGGAGACGGTTGCGGAGCCCTACCTGGTGCGTGAGGGACTGGTGGTCCGCACCCCACGCGGTCGCAGCGCCACGACGGCTGCCTACGAGCACCTGGGTCTGGAGCCGCCGGCAGGCGGCCTGACGCTCGTGTGA
- the ruvA gene encoding Holliday junction branch migration protein RuvA: protein MIASLRGTVLEISLTGAVIEVGGVGMAFQATPTTLAGLRVGEEGTVHTELVVREDSLTLFGFADADERLCFRVLLGAKGVGAKLALAILAVHTPDALRRAIASQDVAALKRVPGLGPKGAQRVIIDVGDKLGPVTGEEPAASGAQAVAPEGQDADPDVVAALVQLGWNEATARQAVSAVTSAAEGEAESLAVPELLRASLRWLGGGHRG, encoded by the coding sequence ATGATCGCCTCACTGCGTGGCACCGTCCTGGAGATCTCGCTGACCGGTGCCGTGATCGAGGTCGGGGGCGTGGGCATGGCCTTCCAGGCCACGCCCACGACGCTGGCCGGGCTGCGCGTCGGTGAGGAGGGCACGGTTCACACAGAGCTCGTCGTGCGCGAGGACTCCCTGACGCTCTTCGGCTTCGCTGACGCTGACGAGCGCCTGTGCTTCCGGGTCCTCCTGGGTGCCAAGGGTGTGGGCGCGAAGCTGGCGCTGGCGATCCTGGCCGTCCACACCCCCGACGCCCTGCGGCGCGCGATCGCGAGCCAGGACGTGGCAGCCCTCAAGCGGGTGCCGGGTCTGGGGCCCAAGGGTGCTCAGCGCGTCATCATCGACGTGGGGGACAAGCTGGGGCCGGTGACGGGGGAGGAGCCGGCGGCGTCGGGGGCGCAGGCGGTGGCGCCGGAGGGGCAGGACGCTGATCCCGACGTCGTGGCGGCCCTGGTCCAGCTGGGGTGGAACGAGGCTACCGCCCGCCAGGCCGTCAGCGCGGTGACCTCGGCTGCCGAGGGCGAGGCTGAGAGCCTGGCCGTGCCCGAGCTGCTACGGGCGTCGTTGCGCTGGCTGGGAGGCGGCCACCGTGGCTGA
- a CDS encoding crossover junction endodeoxyribonuclease RuvC, which produces MLGVDPGLTRCGLGCVDIDARRRARLVEVGVVRTPPSMSPELRLAAIADALDDWIARLGPTSVSVERVFAQDNLRSVISVAQVMGVVMVAGARAGLEVAQHTPSEAKAAVTGSGTAGKAQVTAMVQRILGLDAPPQPADAADALAQAICHGWRGGGTGIDGGTEMVSAGGSVRASARTPAQRQWAQAQAAARRTGAVDPRRARR; this is translated from the coding sequence GTGCTCGGGGTTGATCCCGGGCTCACGCGATGCGGCCTGGGCTGTGTCGATATCGACGCCAGGCGGCGGGCTCGGTTGGTGGAGGTCGGCGTCGTGCGCACGCCCCCGTCGATGAGCCCGGAGCTGAGGCTGGCGGCGATCGCTGACGCCCTGGACGACTGGATCGCTCGGCTGGGGCCGACGAGCGTGTCGGTGGAGCGCGTCTTCGCCCAGGACAACCTGCGCTCGGTCATCTCGGTGGCGCAGGTGATGGGCGTGGTCATGGTGGCTGGGGCCCGGGCCGGCCTGGAGGTGGCTCAGCACACCCCCAGCGAGGCCAAGGCGGCTGTCACCGGCTCCGGGACCGCAGGCAAGGCGCAGGTGACAGCGATGGTCCAGCGCATCCTCGGGCTGGATGCTCCGCCTCAGCCGGCCGACGCCGCCGACGCCCTGGCCCAGGCGATCTGCCACGGCTGGCGCGGCGGAGGCACGGGGATCGACGGCGGGACCGAGATGGTCTCCGCCGGAGGCTCGGTGCGTGCCAGCGCCCGCACCCCTGCCCAGCGCCAGTGGGCGCAGGCCCAGGCCGCAGCCCGGCGTACGGGTGCCGTCGATCCTCGCCGTGCTCGGCGCTGA